Proteins from a single region of Flaviflexus salsibiostraticola:
- a CDS encoding ATP-binding cassette domain-containing protein produces MEPIYRVRDLSVAFDRPVVTNVSFDLVPGRCLALVGESGSGKSVTARALLGLAGGGATVTGELTIDGRNMTGASTRSWRQVRGGRVGLVLQDALVSLDPLRPIGREVADTLRLHTDLTPGEIPGRVLELLERVGLDDPVHRAQQRSVELSGGQRQRALIAAAVAADPPIIIADEPTTALDRSVQDRIVRLLAGLRDSGKALLLITHDLGIARAIADDVCVMEGGRIIESGPAVLDSPTHPTTRRLIDAVPTRSTKPPLPPAPPVLEAKALDRVFPGRGGAPDRAAVDGVDLAVYRGETLGLVGSSGSGKTTLARLLLAIDTPTGGEVTLLGEPWSSVPERERRERRAGISVIYQDALSSFDPRVRVGSILADAASNGAVPSWRRASEQLRAQVRALLADVGLPPETVDRRPLHLSGGMRQRVAIARALATDPAILISDEPVSSLDVTVQAEILDLLTRLQRERGLTQLFISHDLAVIGQVADRIAVMADGRIVEIGQRDAVLDSPAHPATRALVGSAD; encoded by the coding sequence ATGGAGCCGATCTACCGCGTCCGCGACCTCTCCGTCGCCTTCGACAGGCCCGTCGTCACGAACGTGTCCTTCGATCTCGTCCCCGGCAGGTGCCTCGCCCTCGTCGGGGAGTCGGGCTCCGGCAAGTCCGTCACCGCTCGGGCGCTGCTCGGCCTCGCCGGTGGCGGCGCCACCGTCACGGGCGAGCTCACGATCGACGGGCGGAACATGACCGGCGCCAGCACCCGGTCGTGGCGACAGGTCCGCGGTGGCCGCGTCGGGCTCGTCCTCCAGGACGCCCTCGTCTCACTCGACCCGCTCCGCCCCATCGGCCGGGAGGTCGCCGACACCCTCCGCCTCCACACCGACCTCACGCCCGGCGAGATTCCCGGCCGCGTCCTCGAGCTGCTCGAGAGGGTGGGCCTCGATGACCCGGTGCATCGTGCGCAGCAGCGCTCCGTCGAGCTGTCCGGCGGCCAGCGCCAGCGCGCCCTCATCGCCGCCGCCGTCGCCGCCGATCCACCGATCATCATCGCTGACGAGCCGACGACCGCCCTCGATCGGAGCGTCCAGGACCGCATCGTCCGACTGCTGGCCGGCCTGCGCGACTCCGGCAAGGCCCTCCTCCTCATCACCCACGATCTTGGGATCGCGCGGGCGATCGCCGATGATGTGTGCGTCATGGAGGGCGGGCGGATCATCGAGTCGGGCCCCGCGGTCCTCGACTCTCCTACCCACCCCACGACTCGCAGGCTCATCGACGCGGTGCCGACCCGGTCGACGAAGCCGCCCCTGCCGCCCGCCCCACCCGTCCTCGAGGCGAAGGCCCTCGACCGGGTCTTCCCGGGACGTGGCGGGGCGCCCGACCGCGCCGCGGTCGACGGAGTCGACCTGGCCGTCTACCGGGGTGAGACCCTCGGACTCGTCGGCTCGTCCGGCTCGGGCAAGACGACCCTCGCGCGGCTCCTGCTGGCAATCGACACGCCGACCGGGGGAGAGGTGACGCTCCTCGGGGAGCCGTGGTCGAGCGTGCCCGAGCGTGAGCGCCGCGAGCGCCGCGCCGGTATCTCCGTCATCTACCAGGACGCCCTGTCCTCGTTCGATCCGCGCGTGCGGGTGGGCTCGATCCTGGCGGATGCGGCCTCGAATGGGGCTGTCCCGAGCTGGCGGCGGGCCTCAGAGCAGCTGCGAGCGCAGGTCCGGGCGCTGCTGGCCGATGTGGGCCTGCCTCCCGAGACGGTGGACCGCAGGCCGCTCCACCTGTCGGGCGGGATGCGGCAGCGTGTCGCGATCGCCCGCGCGCTCGCCACGGACCCGGCGATCCTCATCTCGGACGAGCCGGTGTCCTCCCTCGATGTCACCGTCCAGGCCGAGATCCTCGACCTGCTCACGCGCCTGCAGAGGGAGCGTGGGCTCACCCAGCTCTTCATCTCCCACGACCTCGCCGTCATCGGCCAGGTGGCCGACCGCATCGCCGTCATGGCCGATGGCCGGATCGTCGAGATCGGTCAGCGCGACGCTGTCCTCGACTCGCCCGCTCACCCGGCAACCCGGGCGCTCGTCGGGTCCGCCGACTGA
- a CDS encoding ABC transporter permease, which translates to MSTVVLTRTARSRGGLGVGGWLSLGFLALLLVSAVAPSLIAPGNPLAVDPGAGFQPPSWEHWFGTDESGRDTFRRVVHGTRDSLIIGVAATGIGLALAALLGVGAALGPRWLDFTLSRFIEVLFALPGIVLALLLITIVGPGVITSTIAVGLASAPGYARMIRTQTIKIVRSGYVEADRALGRTRRQILARRIAPNLVVPLFVIATLGVGQGVVWAASLSYLGLGVAPPSPEWGAMMNAGRTYLTSSAWWMTFFPGLAIILTAVSTTVLSRSIAAASRRA; encoded by the coding sequence ATGAGCACCGTAGTCCTCACGCGGACGGCCCGCTCCCGCGGCGGCCTGGGAGTGGGCGGGTGGCTGTCGCTCGGCTTCCTCGCCCTCCTCCTCGTCAGCGCAGTCGCCCCCTCGCTCATCGCCCCCGGTAATCCCCTCGCGGTCGACCCCGGTGCGGGCTTCCAGCCGCCCAGCTGGGAGCACTGGTTCGGCACCGACGAGTCGGGCAGGGACACGTTCCGCCGCGTCGTCCACGGAACCCGGGACTCTCTCATCATCGGCGTCGCGGCCACCGGGATCGGGCTCGCGCTCGCCGCGCTCCTCGGGGTCGGTGCGGCGCTCGGGCCGCGGTGGCTCGACTTCACCCTGTCCCGGTTCATCGAGGTCCTCTTCGCCCTGCCCGGCATCGTCCTCGCCCTCCTCCTCATCACCATTGTCGGCCCCGGCGTCATCACCTCGACGATTGCGGTCGGTCTTGCCTCCGCGCCGGGGTACGCGAGGATGATCCGCACGCAGACGATCAAGATCGTCCGGTCCGGGTACGTTGAGGCGGACCGTGCGCTGGGCAGGACCCGCCGTCAGATCCTCGCCCGACGAATCGCGCCGAACCTCGTCGTCCCCCTCTTCGTCATCGCCACCCTCGGCGTCGGCCAGGGGGTCGTGTGGGCGGCGTCCCTGTCCTACCTCGGGCTCGGCGTCGCGCCGCCGTCACCCGAATGGGGAGCGATGATGAATGCGGGACGCACCTACCTCACGTCGAGCGCGTGGTGGATGACCTTCTTCCCGGGCCTGGCGATCATCCTCACGGCCGTGTCGACGACGGTCCTCTCCCGCTCGATCGCCGCAGCCTCGAGGAGGGCCTAA
- the pepN gene encoding aminopeptidase N — MSENLTRAEAAARSSIAIDSYRVQLDVRGEETFETISTISFTADMDETFLDFIGAEVSSVVVNGEERDVEWDGARIALTGLAADNLVTVRGRGRYSHSGEGLHRFVDPLDGSVYLYTQYEPADCRRVFANMEQPDLKASFTFEITAPKEWTVLSNREEVESEIVDGGVRHIFASTERISTYLTAIVAGPYHRVTSPQDPRFSVYCRTTLAEHLDHEEIFDISLAGLAAFEQAFDYPYPWGKYDQVFVPEYNLGAMENPGLVTFTESYIFRGQSTRAQHAARANTILHEMSHMWFGDLVTPVWWDDLWLKESFAEYMGSWASVAATEFTEAWATFAARRSAWAFLNDMRPTTHPIVADIVDLEAADQAFDGITYAKGAAALRQLVAYVGEEAFFAGARVFFTRHAFGNASLDDLLSALEETSGRDLRAWAKEWLHTTGASILRVEGSTIIQEGHEPSGAEIRRPHRMSVGAYSRVGGELVLVAEETVELTESVTVSVRGDVIIPNHEAHTYAIVALDEHQTEHLLHCRIADPLARSVVWTGLWEAVRDARLDPARYVEAVGRFHDETDTTLLGQMIRNCEYLVEHYAVDVDTARTVWLGICDDSWRDAIADQEADRIYLWRAALARAGATLPEAEQVLREALDTVRGDRDERWRILIGLASTGSATEAELDAELVNPSEADIVAHMQAVASIPGRRRAAYERALDDSLSNDRISALLAGATARFDGESYPFFEIAGPVWQEHTQEMAERILYALFPEEEAGIADAEAWLEGPGAGAPNALRKIVTDGLDTLRRDRRVRDAFRDTSRFQVGER, encoded by the coding sequence GTGAGTGAGAACCTGACCCGCGCCGAAGCGGCCGCCCGCAGCAGCATTGCCATCGACTCCTACCGCGTCCAGCTCGACGTGCGCGGGGAGGAGACATTCGAGACGATCTCCACCATCTCCTTCACGGCCGATATGGACGAGACGTTCCTCGACTTCATCGGCGCCGAGGTCAGCTCCGTCGTCGTCAACGGCGAGGAGCGCGACGTCGAGTGGGACGGTGCGCGCATCGCCCTCACAGGACTGGCCGCCGACAACCTCGTCACTGTGCGGGGCCGGGGCCGCTATTCGCATTCCGGGGAGGGTCTGCACCGCTTCGTCGATCCGCTCGACGGATCCGTCTACCTGTACACCCAGTACGAGCCGGCCGACTGCCGCCGCGTGTTCGCGAACATGGAGCAGCCGGACCTCAAGGCCTCCTTCACCTTCGAGATCACGGCGCCGAAGGAGTGGACCGTGCTGTCCAACCGCGAGGAGGTCGAGAGTGAGATCGTCGACGGGGGAGTGCGCCACATCTTTGCCTCGACGGAGCGTATCTCCACCTATCTCACGGCCATCGTTGCCGGTCCCTACCACCGGGTGACCTCACCGCAGGACCCGCGCTTCTCGGTCTACTGCCGCACCACCCTCGCCGAGCACCTCGATCATGAGGAGATCTTCGACATCTCCCTCGCCGGTCTTGCGGCCTTCGAGCAGGCATTCGACTACCCCTACCCGTGGGGCAAATACGATCAGGTGTTCGTCCCCGAGTACAACCTCGGCGCCATGGAGAACCCGGGCCTCGTCACGTTCACGGAGTCCTACATCTTCCGCGGGCAGTCCACGCGCGCCCAGCACGCGGCGCGGGCCAATACGATCCTTCACGAGATGAGCCACATGTGGTTCGGCGACCTCGTCACCCCCGTGTGGTGGGACGATCTGTGGCTCAAGGAATCCTTCGCCGAGTACATGGGGTCATGGGCGAGCGTGGCGGCCACGGAGTTCACGGAGGCCTGGGCGACGTTCGCGGCACGGCGCAGCGCATGGGCGTTCCTCAATGACATGCGGCCGACCACTCATCCGATCGTCGCCGACATCGTCGACCTCGAGGCCGCCGATCAGGCGTTCGACGGAATCACCTACGCCAAGGGCGCCGCCGCGCTCAGGCAGCTGGTCGCCTACGTCGGCGAGGAGGCTTTCTTCGCCGGCGCCCGCGTCTTCTTCACACGACATGCTTTCGGCAATGCCTCCCTCGACGATCTGCTGTCCGCACTCGAGGAGACCTCGGGCAGGGACCTGCGTGCGTGGGCGAAGGAATGGCTCCACACCACCGGAGCCTCCATCCTGCGGGTCGAGGGCTCGACGATCATCCAGGAGGGCCACGAGCCGTCCGGCGCGGAGATCCGTCGCCCGCACCGGATGAGCGTCGGCGCCTACAGCCGGGTCGGCGGTGAGCTCGTCCTCGTCGCCGAGGAGACCGTCGAGCTGACCGAGTCGGTCACGGTGAGCGTCCGTGGCGACGTCATCATCCCCAACCACGAGGCGCACACGTACGCGATCGTCGCCCTCGATGAGCACCAGACCGAGCACCTCCTCCACTGCCGCATCGCCGACCCACTCGCGAGGAGCGTCGTGTGGACGGGGCTGTGGGAGGCAGTTCGGGACGCACGCCTCGACCCCGCGCGCTACGTCGAGGCCGTCGGCCGCTTCCACGATGAGACCGATACGACCCTGCTCGGCCAGATGATCCGCAACTGCGAGTACCTCGTCGAGCATTACGCGGTCGACGTCGACACGGCGCGGACCGTGTGGCTCGGCATCTGCGACGACTCCTGGCGCGACGCGATCGCCGACCAGGAGGCCGACCGCATCTACCTATGGCGAGCGGCCCTGGCACGGGCGGGCGCCACGCTGCCCGAGGCGGAGCAGGTCCTGCGGGAGGCTCTCGACACCGTGCGCGGGGACCGGGACGAACGGTGGCGGATCCTCATCGGGCTCGCGTCCACCGGATCCGCGACGGAGGCCGAGCTCGACGCCGAGCTCGTCAACCCCTCCGAGGCCGATATCGTCGCTCATATGCAGGCCGTGGCCTCGATTCCCGGTCGTCGCCGTGCCGCCTACGAGCGCGCGCTCGACGATTCGCTCTCGAACGATCGGATCTCTGCGCTGCTCGCCGGCGCAACTGCGCGCTTCGATGGTGAGTCCTACCCGTTCTTCGAGATTGCGGGTCCGGTGTGGCAGGAGCACACACAGGAAATGGCCGAGCGGATCCTCTACGCGCTGTTCCCCGAGGAGGAGGCCGGCATCGCCGACGCCGAGGCATGGCTGGAGGGTCCGGGGGCGGGTGCACCGAATGCGCTTCGGAAGATCGTCACCGACGGACTCGACACGCTGCGGCGGGACCGACGGGTGCGGGATGCGTTCCGCGACACCTCCCGGTTCCAGGTCGGGGAGCGGTGA
- a CDS encoding MerR family transcriptional regulator, whose product MTDAAQPSYVQPSLFGEQPLDESEGYRGPIACKAVGITYRQLDYWDRTGLVSPSIRSAQGSGSQRLYSFRDILVLKVVKRLLDTGVSLHQIRVAINQLNKYGVQDLSGITLMSDGASVYECTSNDEVIDLVNGGQGVFGIALGRVWQEIEFSLSELPTERAEEEAAAGVVDELAQRRAAKRKTS is encoded by the coding sequence GTGACAGACGCCGCACAGCCGAGTTATGTCCAGCCTTCCCTCTTCGGGGAGCAGCCGCTGGACGAGAGCGAAGGCTACCGGGGGCCCATCGCCTGCAAGGCCGTCGGCATCACCTACCGGCAGCTCGACTACTGGGACCGGACGGGACTCGTCTCGCCCTCGATCCGCAGCGCGCAGGGCTCCGGCTCGCAGCGCCTCTACTCCTTCCGCGACATCCTCGTCCTCAAAGTGGTCAAGCGCCTCCTCGACACGGGAGTCTCGCTTCACCAGATCAGGGTCGCGATCAACCAGCTCAACAAGTACGGCGTCCAGGATCTCTCCGGTATCACCCTGATGTCCGACGGTGCCTCGGTCTACGAGTGCACGTCGAATGACGAGGTCATCGATCTCGTCAACGGCGGGCAGGGTGTCTTCGGCATCGCGCTGGGTCGCGTCTGGCAGGAGATCGAATTCTCCCTCTCCGAACTGCCGACCGAACGGGCTGAGGAAGAGGCCGCCGCCGGCGTTGTCGATGAGCTCGCACAGCGCAGGGCGGCGAAGCGCAAAACCTCCTGA
- a CDS encoding mycothione reductase, translating into MTHYDLLIIGTGSGNSLPGPEFDDLSIALVEKGLFGGTCLNAGCIPTKMFTYTAEIANTPARAPKYGVSETLDCVDWPAIRDRVFGRIDPIAAGGEEYRKVHEDNRNLTVYQGIGRFTGPKSMVVATADGDREITADRIVIAAGSRPAFPAVAGLAESNPLTSDSVMRMERLPGSMIIIGSGFIGAEMAHIFSSLGVDVTLIARSPVLLRHHDRDIADAYTQIASGRYRVKLRFSTGRVERRDGRVFVSGRVGDAKETLEADELLVATGRIPNSDTLDVAAAGIGTHPDGRVMVDDYQRVLDPQGEVMDGIFALGDISSDWQLKHVANKEAKTVRHNLLHPDAMKATDHRFVPHAVFGDPQIAAVGMTEAEAQLKGLDIIVARQEYAGIAYGWAMEDTTGFAKIIADRETTEILGAHIMGPHAPTLIQLLIQAMSTGQTVRDIVDTQYWIHPAMPELIENALLQITG; encoded by the coding sequence ATGACGCATTACGACCTCCTCATCATCGGCACAGGCTCCGGCAACTCACTGCCGGGGCCCGAGTTCGACGACCTCTCGATCGCCCTTGTCGAGAAGGGCCTCTTCGGCGGAACCTGCCTCAACGCGGGCTGCATCCCGACCAAGATGTTCACCTATACCGCGGAGATCGCGAACACACCGGCACGGGCGCCGAAGTATGGGGTGAGCGAGACGCTCGACTGCGTCGACTGGCCCGCGATCCGGGATCGAGTGTTCGGCAGGATCGATCCCATCGCCGCGGGCGGTGAGGAGTACCGCAAGGTCCATGAGGATAATCGGAACCTCACCGTCTACCAGGGGATTGGTCGGTTCACGGGGCCCAAGAGCATGGTCGTCGCAACCGCAGACGGTGACCGGGAGATCACGGCAGACCGGATCGTCATCGCCGCGGGCTCACGGCCCGCCTTCCCCGCGGTCGCCGGCCTTGCGGAGTCGAATCCGCTCACGTCCGATTCGGTCATGCGGATGGAGCGGCTGCCCGGCTCGATGATCATCATCGGATCGGGCTTCATCGGCGCTGAGATGGCGCACATCTTCTCCTCCCTCGGCGTCGACGTCACCCTCATCGCCCGCAGCCCCGTCCTCCTGCGCCACCACGACCGCGACATCGCCGACGCGTACACCCAGATCGCCTCAGGCCGGTACAGGGTCAAGCTCCGGTTCAGCACCGGCCGTGTCGAGCGCCGTGATGGCCGGGTTTTCGTCTCCGGCCGGGTGGGCGATGCCAAGGAGACCCTCGAGGCCGATGAGCTGCTTGTCGCGACGGGCCGCATCCCGAACTCCGACACTCTCGACGTGGCCGCCGCCGGCATCGGCACCCACCCCGACGGGAGGGTCATGGTCGACGATTACCAGCGGGTCCTCGACCCGCAGGGCGAGGTCATGGACGGCATCTTCGCCCTCGGTGACATCAGCTCCGACTGGCAGCTCAAGCACGTCGCCAACAAGGAGGCGAAGACGGTCCGCCACAACCTCCTCCACCCGGATGCGATGAAGGCGACCGACCACCGCTTCGTGCCGCACGCGGTCTTCGGCGATCCGCAGATCGCCGCTGTCGGTATGACCGAGGCGGAGGCACAGCTCAAGGGCCTTGACATCATCGTGGCCCGCCAGGAGTATGCGGGGATCGCCTACGGCTGGGCGATGGAGGACACGACCGGCTTCGCGAAGATCATCGCCGATCGGGAGACGACCGAGATTCTCGGCGCCCACATCATGGGCCCCCACGCCCCGACACTCATCCAGCTCCTCATCCAGGCGATGTCAACGGGTCAGACAGTCCGCGACATCGTCGACACCCAGTACTGGATCCACCCGGCCATGCCCGAACTCATCGAGAACGCCCTCCTGCAGATCACCGGCTGA
- a CDS encoding NAD(P)-dependent oxidoreductase has translation MTNVTIAISPDWTIDLNIPGITVLEWDFKTPPPAEHIDIAVGPHVTTPDLVERVAETGAKLLQLGSIGYDSIPRDLPEGLAVANAASVHETATAEHALAMLLYAARDIDRVTANQREGHWETFHTLGLADTKIVLIGIGGVGSAIAQRLAPFETTVLRVARRAREDMYGRVYSLKDLPELLPEADSVIVVVPLNESTENLVDDEFLSSMKDGAILVNVARGRVADTDALLKHADRLKITLDVTDPEPLPDGHPLFEEATLITPHIGGNTDAMYSRMNRLVRRQVGNFISGEPFVNVVLGDKVP, from the coding sequence GTGACTAACGTGACTATCGCCATCTCCCCGGACTGGACCATCGATCTCAATATTCCTGGCATCACTGTCCTGGAATGGGATTTCAAGACGCCGCCGCCTGCGGAGCACATCGACATCGCCGTCGGTCCGCACGTCACCACCCCCGACCTGGTGGAGCGTGTGGCCGAGACGGGCGCGAAGCTGCTCCAGCTGGGCTCGATCGGCTACGACTCGATCCCACGTGACCTTCCCGAGGGTCTCGCGGTTGCGAATGCGGCTTCGGTGCACGAGACCGCCACCGCGGAGCACGCGCTCGCCATGCTCCTCTACGCGGCCCGCGACATCGACCGGGTCACTGCCAATCAGCGCGAGGGCCACTGGGAGACCTTCCATACCCTCGGCCTGGCCGACACGAAGATCGTCCTCATCGGCATCGGCGGTGTCGGCAGCGCGATCGCCCAGCGCCTGGCACCCTTCGAGACGACCGTTCTGCGTGTCGCCCGCCGCGCACGCGAGGACATGTACGGCAGGGTGTATTCCCTCAAGGACCTTCCCGAGCTGCTGCCGGAGGCCGATTCCGTCATCGTCGTCGTCCCCCTCAACGAATCGACCGAGAACCTCGTCGACGACGAGTTCCTGTCGTCGATGAAGGACGGGGCGATCCTCGTCAACGTCGCTCGCGGCAGGGTTGCCGACACGGATGCTCTTCTCAAGCACGCCGACCGCCTGAAGATCACGCTCGACGTGACCGACCCGGAGCCGCTGCCCGATGGTCATCCGCTCTTCGAGGAGGCAACCCTCATCACCCCGCACATCGGCGGCAACACGGACGCAATGTATTCACGGATGAACAGGCTGGTCCGTCGCCAGGTCGGCAACTTCATCTCCGGCGAACCATTCGTCAACGTCGTCCTCGGCGACAAGGTGCCGTAG
- a CDS encoding MerR family transcriptional regulator, translated as MAQPQRQPEREAESWPFDVSHDPVLKIGEVREVLRSEFPMLNHSKIRYYESIDLVVPHRTSSNQRLFSYADVERLRFILTEQRDRYLPLTQIGELLRQLDSGEAGAEHPGRMRAVSTDDLPRPKPGTRLTKREVSDLTGANLEDIEEFARLGIVEVDPRGRLTSHSVDIIRYALMLTDAGLDVRQVRAVKNSAGSHAATIRSALAPQLAKQSPVARERAYAQGSEMSAILVKLYQALLVENVEVELDT; from the coding sequence ATGGCCCAACCGCAGAGGCAGCCGGAGCGCGAGGCCGAATCGTGGCCCTTCGACGTATCGCATGATCCTGTCCTGAAGATCGGCGAGGTCCGCGAGGTGCTGAGGTCGGAGTTCCCGATGCTCAACCATTCGAAGATCCGCTACTACGAGTCGATCGATCTCGTCGTCCCGCACCGGACCTCATCGAATCAGCGACTCTTCTCCTATGCCGACGTCGAGCGGCTCCGCTTCATCCTCACGGAGCAGCGCGACCGCTACCTTCCGCTCACCCAGATCGGTGAGCTCCTGCGCCAGCTCGACTCTGGGGAGGCCGGCGCCGAGCATCCCGGCCGCATGCGGGCCGTGAGCACCGACGACCTTCCCCGGCCCAAGCCCGGCACGCGGCTGACGAAGCGCGAGGTCTCCGACCTGACGGGCGCGAACCTTGAGGACATCGAGGAGTTCGCCCGGCTCGGCATCGTCGAGGTCGACCCCCGCGGCCGGCTCACGAGCCACTCCGTCGACATCATCCGCTACGCGCTCATGCTGACCGATGCGGGTCTGGATGTGCGCCAGGTGCGCGCCGTGAAGAACTCGGCTGGGTCCCACGCGGCGACCATCCGCTCCGCACTCGCACCCCAGCTCGCCAAGCAGTCGCCAGTCGCCCGTGAGCGTGCCTACGCCCAGGGGAGTGAGATGTCCGCCATCCTCGTCAAGCTCTACCAGGCTCTCCTCGTCGAGAACGTCGAAGTCGAACTCGATACCTGA
- a CDS encoding FHA domain-containing protein — MTSSGHDSDATSQFSAVTGSPDTAELDARRIGMSPDDYAAVQALPPFSALLLVQKGPNSGARFLLDSDSTMAGRHPKSEIFLDDVTVSRQHCEFLRHEGTFYVRDHGSLNGTYVNRERIDEIALETGDEVQIGKYRLTFHDSPKRR, encoded by the coding sequence ATGACGAGCAGCGGACATGATTCCGATGCAACATCACAGTTCTCAGCAGTGACCGGATCTCCGGACACGGCCGAGTTGGACGCGCGACGGATCGGCATGTCGCCTGACGATTATGCAGCTGTGCAGGCGCTTCCTCCCTTCTCGGCTCTCCTGCTCGTTCAGAAGGGCCCCAATTCCGGCGCGCGCTTTCTCCTCGACTCGGATTCCACGATGGCGGGGCGTCACCCGAAGTCGGAGATCTTCCTCGACGACGTGACTGTCTCGCGCCAGCACTGCGAGTTCCTGCGCCACGAGGGCACGTTCTATGTGCGCGACCATGGTTCGCTCAATGGGACGTACGTCAATCGTGAGCGGATCGACGAGATCGCCCTCGAGACGGGCGACGAAGTGCAGATCGGCAAGTACCGCCTCACCTTCCACGATTCGCCCAAGCGCCGGTGA
- the ald gene encoding alanine dehydrogenase: MIIGIPVEIKDDESRVGLTPAGAAELIAAGHSIVVQTGAGAGALCTDEDYAAAGAEIVDGAEAVWERADLVVKVKEPIGRELDLLREGQTLFTYLHLAADEELSRRVVDSGATAIAYETVQLEDGSLPLLMPMSEIAGRLAPQEAAHLLMKPFGGPGRLMGGVPGVPPVRTLILGAGTVGSHAAKVAVGMGADVTIMDINTQKLRELDREYGTRIRTHTSSPAHILEEARAADVIIGTVLIPGGRTPQLITAEMVPELKQNVLLIDVAIDQGGCFVGSRPTSHHDPIFHEDGRTYYCVGNMPGAVPVSATTALTDQTLPYIKMLAEGPFEAMRARRDLALGLQAAGGRLVEPGVAEAFGLPLEDLDEVLAAGRD; the protein is encoded by the coding sequence ATGATCATTGGCATCCCGGTTGAGATCAAAGACGACGAATCACGAGTCGGGCTGACGCCCGCGGGCGCGGCGGAGCTCATCGCCGCCGGACACAGCATCGTCGTCCAGACCGGGGCCGGGGCCGGAGCGCTCTGCACCGACGAGGACTACGCAGCCGCCGGTGCCGAGATTGTCGACGGCGCGGAGGCCGTGTGGGAGCGCGCCGATCTCGTCGTCAAGGTCAAGGAGCCGATCGGGCGGGAGCTCGATCTGCTCCGCGAGGGCCAGACTCTCTTCACCTACCTCCATTTGGCCGCCGATGAGGAGCTCTCGCGCCGCGTCGTCGACTCCGGTGCGACCGCCATCGCCTACGAGACGGTCCAGCTCGAGGACGGCTCCCTGCCGCTGCTCATGCCCATGTCCGAGATCGCGGGCAGGCTTGCACCCCAGGAGGCCGCCCACCTGCTCATGAAGCCCTTCGGCGGTCCCGGCAGGCTCATGGGTGGCGTGCCGGGCGTGCCGCCCGTCCGCACCCTCATCCTCGGCGCGGGCACGGTCGGCTCCCACGCGGCGAAGGTCGCGGTCGGTATGGGCGCGGATGTGACGATCATGGACATCAATACGCAGAAGCTGCGCGAACTCGACCGTGAATACGGCACGCGGATCCGGACCCACACGTCCTCGCCCGCCCACATCCTCGAAGAGGCGCGGGCCGCCGACGTCATCATCGGCACCGTCCTCATCCCCGGGGGCCGCACCCCCCAGCTCATCACAGCCGAGATGGTCCCCGAGCTCAAGCAGAATGTGCTCCTCATCGATGTCGCAATCGATCAGGGCGGCTGCTTCGTGGGATCGCGCCCCACCTCTCATCACGACCCGATCTTCCACGAGGATGGCCGGACGTACTACTGCGTGGGCAACATGCCCGGCGCGGTGCCCGTCTCGGCCACGACGGCGCTGACGGACCAGACGCTGCCCTACATCAAGATGCTCGCAGAGGGACCGTTCGAGGCGATGCGGGCCCGCCGCGATCTCGCCCTCGGCCTCCAGGCGGCCGGTGGGAGGCTCGTCGAGCCCGGTGTCGCCGAGGCCTTTGGTCTCCCGCTCGAGGACCTCGACGAGGTCCTCGCCGCCGGGCGCGACTGA